The genome window ATTATTTTTGTTAAAGGCAATTTAGGATATGAAACTTCATCTTTTATTGATAGGTAATAAATTTATATACAACTCTTCTTTAAGAGAGTATGTAATCAGAAAAATTGAGCAAAAAACTGATTTTATAGGCTCTATAACTTTCTTTAAAGAGAGTGACAATTCGTTGTTTTTATATCTGGAAAAAGAGCTTCATCAAGCGAACAAGCATATTATAGTAACTACAAAACAACACTTCTCGACCATAGGAAAACTGATCTGTACGGTTACAAGCGATAACCAAATTTTAAAAGATGATATGCTTATACCCTCAAACAGCTCCGTATTTGAAAATAAAAGTTATCTTTTAGAGTATAAAGATTCAATCACAAATGTTTTACATGTGGATGAGATGGAGGAATTTCCTCAGATACTGCTAAATTTTGAAGACTCTAAAGCTACACTGCACCTTTTTGAGGAGGATAGGGAGAGCGCAGTTGCCATGCTTACTCCGATTGCACAAATGTATGATGTAAAACTTGATATCGTAAGTCTTGTCGACGGATGGTTAAGAGTTGACATAAGAAGCAAAAAGTATGGAAACATATCTAAGTTTATTGCATCTGCAAAGCAGCTATTGCCGAAAAAAATCATCGCAGCGTCAAATGTGGTAAGTTATATTATAGACAGATTGTCTGCATATAACAAAAAAATTGCTTTTGCAGAGAGCTGCACAGGCGGGCTTTTAACTTACTATTTTACAAAGAATAACGGTTCTTCAAAAATATTGGAGGGTTCGTTGGTAACTTACTCAAACACTCTAAAAGAGAATTGGCTTGGAGTAAATGCCGCTACGATTGAGAAGTATGGTGCGGTAAGCAGCGAAGTTGTTCAAGAAATGAGCGAAGGCGCCATGAATGTCAGCAGTGCGGATTACTCTATATCTATCAGCGGAGTTGCGGGCGAGGGCGGAGGAACTGAACATAAACCGGTAGGTACGGTATTTGTAGGAGTAAGAAGTAAGAATGAGCACAAGGAAATCCGTTTAAATCTTAACGGAGATAGAAATTATATTCAACATCAAAGTGTACTTTTTGCTATTAAAATGCTGCTTTTGATGGATAAAGAGATGTTTTTATAAATTTGTCCTATTTTGTCTTGACAATTAAAACCTATTTGCCTATAATTTCGTCCTCTAAACAAATAGAGGGTATGTCTTGTTAGCTCAGCCGGTAGAGCATCTCACTTTTAATGAGGTGGCCGATGGTTCGAATCCATCACAGGACACCAGTTTTTTTATATGCGCGGTGGTAGTTCAGTTGGTTAGAATACCTGCCTGTCACGCAGGGGGTCGCGGGTTCGAGTCCCGTCCACCGCGCCACTTTTTGATTCAAAATGGGCGTTTAGCTCAGTTGGTAGAGCGCTACCCTTACAAGGTAGATGTCACAAGTTCGAGTCTTGTAATGCCCACCATTTTGTTTTATATGCACGAAGCTTTTGACTCACATACTTAAAGTATGCTTCGCCAAAACCTTAGCACATCTAAAATCAAAAACA of Sulfurimonas sp. contains these proteins:
- a CDS encoding CinA family protein encodes the protein MKLHLLLIGNKFIYNSSLREYVIRKIEQKTDFIGSITFFKESDNSLFLYLEKELHQANKHIIVTTKQHFSTIGKLICTVTSDNQILKDDMLIPSNSSVFENKSYLLEYKDSITNVLHVDEMEEFPQILLNFEDSKATLHLFEEDRESAVAMLTPIAQMYDVKLDIVSLVDGWLRVDIRSKKYGNISKFIASAKQLLPKKIIAASNVVSYIIDRLSAYNKKIAFAESCTGGLLTYYFTKNNGSSKILEGSLVTYSNTLKENWLGVNAATIEKYGAVSSEVVQEMSEGAMNVSSADYSISISGVAGEGGGTEHKPVGTVFVGVRSKNEHKEIRLNLNGDRNYIQHQSVLFAIKMLLLMDKEMFL